The proteins below come from a single Thermodesulfovibrionales bacterium genomic window:
- a CDS encoding MalM family protein: MNQFKYELLNVEDSRSFKLNEKCEAFLFDTGKSYFKAFEVPRTGYPYYLLIKSYMLGDHIRNAHIFIPYVLTLDEKYHIVRSTIPYNIRLRKAGFMETMKETGGLGRKLEGFIQFTEADKNEKYIIILTTEFLLKEKLLKPYRTNIPVILPGLVTILPGHKELALIPASPMGHLNVSLVSGFPKDFIIIDYREKAFTIFIMIPEEGIEKVKENIKDKKDIDILSLEEFTTNLHNFIESRIIKNEYKDSKIEQIVLNYLYKHPGFPLGVAWNGGLVITKDDAEYAKSMHQLYINNPAEYERSKIQESPNDPLNPQRIIDTHFGPIFEW, encoded by the coding sequence ATGAACCAGTTTAAATATGAATTACTTAATGTTGAAGATTCAAGAAGTTTTAAATTGAACGAAAAATGTGAAGCCTTCCTGTTTGATACTGGCAAAAGTTATTTTAAAGCCTTTGAGGTACCCCGGACTGGATATCCTTACTATCTTCTAATTAAGAGTTATATGCTTGGGGACCATATTAGAAATGCCCATATCTTTATCCCTTATGTGCTCACGCTGGATGAGAAATATCATATTGTAAGGTCAACGATTCCCTATAATATTCGGTTAAGAAAAGCCGGATTTATGGAAACAATGAAGGAAACAGGTGGTCTCGGAAGAAAGCTTGAAGGCTTTATACAGTTTACAGAGGCTGACAAGAATGAAAAATACATTATTATTTTAACAACCGAATTCTTGCTCAAAGAGAAGCTCTTGAAACCTTACAGAACAAATATTCCAGTTATTTTACCCGGTCTCGTGACCATACTTCCTGGACATAAAGAGTTGGCCTTAATACCTGCATCTCCAATGGGCCACCTGAATGTTTCTTTAGTTTCTGGATTCCCTAAAGATTTTATTATAATAGATTATAGAGAAAAGGCATTTACAATTTTTATCATGATCCCTGAGGAAGGTATCGAGAAGGTTAAGGAAAATATTAAAGATAAAAAAGACATTGACATTCTGTCTCTGGAAGAATTTACTACTAATTTACATAATTTTATAGAATCACGCATTATTAAGAATGAATATAAAGATTCGAAAATTGAACAGATAGTACTTAACTATTTATATAAACATCCTGGTTTCCCCCTTGGTGTTGCGTGGAACGGTGGCTTAGTCATTACTAAAGATGATGCTGAATATGCGAAATCAATGCATCAGCTATATATTAACAATCCTGCAGAATATGAACGCAGTAAAATTCAAGAGTCCCCTAATGATCCACTCAATCCACAGAGGATTATTGATACGCATTTTGGTCCGATCTTCGAGTGGTGA
- a CDS encoding YajQ family cyclic di-GMP-binding protein: MAEEHSFDIVSVVDIQEVSNAVDQAMKEIGQRFDFKGSKSSITLDKKGSTITLISDDEQKLTSVIDILQSKLVKRGVPLKSLNYGRIEPASGNTVRQVVIIQQGIPQEKAKEIVKFIKDLKLKVSAEIQKDQVRVKGKKIDDLQSIIAKLKERDFGIALQFTNYR; this comes from the coding sequence ATGGCTGAAGAGCATTCCTTTGATATAGTGAGTGTTGTTGATATCCAGGAAGTATCAAATGCCGTTGACCAGGCAATGAAGGAGATCGGTCAGAGATTTGATTTCAAAGGAAGTAAAAGCTCCATTACCCTTGACAAAAAGGGCTCAACAATAACCCTTATATCAGATGATGAACAGAAACTTACGAGTGTAATAGATATCCTTCAGTCAAAATTAGTAAAAAGAGGTGTTCCACTTAAATCCCTCAATTATGGCAGGATAGAGCCTGCATCGGGGAATACAGTCAGACAGGTCGTGATCATCCAGCAGGGAATACCTCAGGAAAAGGCAAAGGAGATAGTTAAATTTATAAAAGACCTAAAGCTCAAGGTGAGTGCTGAAATACAGAAGGATCAGGTTCGTGTTAAAGGAAAAAAGATAGATGATCTTCAGTCCATCATAGCAAAATTAAAAGAAAGGGATTTCGGGATAGCACTTCAATTTACGAATTACAGATAA
- a CDS encoding zinc ribbon domain-containing protein → MPIYEYLCNRCKAEFMMLQKMGTSERDTECPKCGSKDVKKKLSSFSCSFSGGYGLSSSGGFSGGT, encoded by the coding sequence ATGCCAATTTATGAATATCTATGTAATAGATGTAAAGCAGAGTTCATGATGCTTCAGAAGATGGGTACTTCTGAAAGGGATACAGAATGCCCTAAATGCGGTTCAAAGGATGTAAAGAAGAAACTCTCTTCTTTTAGCTGTTCTTTTAGCGGTGGTTACGGTCTCAGCTCATCCGGTGGATTTTCTGGCGGTACCTGA